The following is a genomic window from Kineosporiaceae bacterium.
GAACGGCGCCGAGCGGTGAGGGCGCCGCTACGCAACAGGGCCAGTCGCTCCTCCAGCAGAACCTCGAGTTCGGCCGTGGTACGCCGCTCCATCAACATGTCCCAGTGCGTGCGCGGCGGCTTGCCGGGCTTGGCATCGGGGGTCTCGGCGTTCTCCCGCAGGGCGAGGGTGCCGCAGCGGCACTCCCACAGGGCGGGGATGTCGGCCTCGACGGACATCGGCACGATCACGGTGTGCCCATTCGGGCAGATGTACGTGATCTCTTGGCGGGCCGCGGGCTGAACCCCGGCCTCGCTCTCCAGACTCTGGGCACCCAGGCGGGTGCCTCGCATACTCCGGTCGCTCATTGCAGCCGTCCTTCGCGCGCCTCGACGGTGGTCACCAGATGGAACGCCGCGTGCGCGTCGAGTGTTCCGGCTTCGCCGGACCTTCTCGAGAAGAGCCTCAGACCACCGCAGGAACCGTGTTTCCGGCATCGGTGATACCTCGGCGGATATCCACCCGTGAGAGCAGCACGCCGCCCACGATGAAGAAGAGAACCAGGGCCAGGATTGCGTAGCGATAGGAGTGTGTGATCTGGAACACCAGGCCGAACAGCAGGGTGCCGAACCAGCTCGTGCCGCGTTCGGCGGCCTGATACAGGCTGAAGTACTCGGCCTCACGTCCCCGCGGGATCAACTGGCTGAACAGGGAACGTGACAGGGCCTGGCTGCCGCCCAGCACGATGCCGATGAACACGCCCAGGCCCAGGAAGGCGACGAAGGCACGGTCCGGGACGAGATAGCCGAGGGAGACCACCACGCACCACAGCCCCAGGCTCGCCAGGATCGACCGCCAGGCCCCGAAGCGAGCCGCCAGCTGCCCGAACAGCAGCGCACCGCCCATGGCGACGAACTGCACCACGAGGATGACGATGATCAACTGGTCGGAGCTCAGGTGCAGCTGTTCCTGGCCGAAGATGCTGGACGCCGAGATCACCGTCTGGATGCCGTCGTTGTAGAGCAGGTAGGCCAGGAGGAACAGCAGCGTCTGCGGGTAACCGCGTAGGTGGGTGAAGGTCTCACGCAGCTGGCCGAACGACTGGCGGGCCAGACTCTGGCCGGCCGAGCCCCGTCCCGCCGCCGTGGCCGACCGCTCGCCGGCGACGATCGGCAGGCTGCGCAGCCCCAGGTAGGGCACCAGGGTGAACAGCGCCCACCACAGACCCGCGGTGAACAGGCTGAGCCGTACAGCGGTGCCGGTCGACATGCCCAGGGCATCGTGCGCGGTCACCACCCCGAGGTTGACGGCCAGCAGCAGCCCACCCCCGGCGTAGCCGAGCGCCCACCCCCGGCTGGACACCCGGTCGCGCTCGTCCGGGGTGGCGATGTCGATCAGGATCGCGTCATAGGCGACCAGGGACGAGCCCAGGCACAACGCCGCGATCATCTGCAGCACGACGCCGAGCCCCCAGTTGGTGCCCGCGACGAATCCCAGGCACGCCGCGGCCAGCGCACCGACCCAGGCGAAGCCCGACATCAGGGCCACCTTGCGCCCGGTGCGGTCGACCAGGGCACCCACCACCGGCAACACGAAGGCCGACAACAGGGTCGCCGCCGTGATCGTGTACAGGGCCAGGGAGCCCGGGTTGACCGGCAAACCGAGCACCGACAGGTTGGTCTCGCAGACCAGGTCGGTGTCCTGCCCGGGGCAGGCGGCCTGCTTGGCGACGCTGGTCAGGTACGGCCCGAACAACACGGTGGCCGTCGTGGTCACGTAGGCGGAGTTGGCCCAGTCGTAGAAGTACCAGGCTCGCTGCCGCCGTTGCCGCGTGGCAACGTCCGGTGCCTGTTCAGAGCCGCTGACCATTGGTCTTCCCTTCGGGCCAAGTTCGTCCGGACATCATGGCCGACCGGGCGGCTGTCAGTGACTCACCCGGCAAACTCCCAGTGCCACGGCTCGGGCAGGGTGCCGGTGCGCTCCGCCCACCCCGGGTGGAACCACCCGAAAGCGGGCGCATTCAGAACCATCCATCGATGCTGCGGGCTGTCGAAGTCCTGGATACCGCCGCACAGGTCAACCGCCGTACCCCAGCCATGGTTGCTGGTACCCGGCGTGGCCGCCAAGGAGGGCTTCTCCGCCTTGACCCGTACCTGCTCGGCGTAGGAGCGATACGAGTCGGTGACGCACAGCGGCGTGCCGAACGCCCGGCCGTACTCGGCGGCCACCTGGTCGAAGGCGTAGGCCGCGTCCGCGCGCAGGTAGTGCCCCGGCGCGCTCCACAACGGGCAGAGCGCCTCCCGCGGGATCTCGCCGTTGGCGTAGAGCTGCATGTCCCCACCCGCGCAGGTCCCGACGGCGCCGGTGATCCGGTTGTCACGGCGCTGGGGTCCCGACCCTGATGCAGCGGCGGCCGCGAGTGCCCGGGCCTGGGCCAGCAGCCGAGCCTGTCGCTCGGCTTCGGCCACGGCAGTGCGGGTGTCCTGCAGCTGTGCCCGGAGTCGATCGAGAGCCGCCCGCTGCCGGCGCACTGCGGCGTCCCGGGCCTGCTTGGCGTCCTGAGCGGCCACGACGGCGCGCTGGCTCGCGACCGCCGCGTCGTCGGCGGCCTGGGCGGCCTGCCGTCGGTCGGCGATCGCGGCAGCCACGGCCGTCAGCGCACGGTTGTTCTCCTGCCCGAGCAGCGTGACGAAGCGCTGCCGATGGGCCAGGTTGTCGGTCTCCTCGCCGAGCAATGTCGCCAGGGTGGGGTTGGCGCCGAGCGCGTTACCCCCGTGATAGGTCTGTCGCGCCCATCGCCCGAGATCGGCGCGCCGCTCGGCGAGCTGAGCCTCGGCGTCCACCACGGCCTGCCGCCGACGTTCCTGCTCGGCCTGGGCCACCTGCTGATGCTGGACGGCGAGGCTGAAGGCCTCCAGGGCCACGGACGCCGCCCGCGCCTGGTTCATCAGGTCGGCCTCGGCCGCCGAGACCTGCCGGGTCTGTTCGGTCAGGGACCGGCGCAGCGTCGAGGGATCCGGGGTGGTGTCGGCTCGGGCGAGACCGGCCGTCGTCCCGACCAGAGGCAGCACGAGAGCGGCGATCACCGCGAGACGGTGCACCCGCCGCACAGAGAGCCACAAAGAGAGCGGACGGCGCGGGGCATCCTCGACCCATTCGCCGTCCACGCCTGCTGTTACGGCAGATCGGCCCGGCGACTGGAGCCGCCGTTCGGGTGGCTCAGAGCCACTCCACCTCACCGGTGGTGAGCGAGTAGATCGCGCCCACGACCTTCAGCTCGCGCTTGGCGACGAATTCGCCGAGCAGCGCGTCGGCTTTCAGGGCCTCGACCACGCGTTCGACGTTGATCCCGATGGCGGCCTCCACCATCTCCTCGCCCTCGGCGCCGACCTCCTCGGCCTCGACCACGGCCGGCTTGATGGCCGTCACCAGGTCGTCGATCGCCGTCCCGGAGGGCTTGGCCTTGGTCTCGACCGCCTCGATGGTGGCCTTCACGGCACCGCAGGCTGTGTGGCCCAGCACGACGATCAGCGGGGTCTTCAGGTGCTCGGCCCCGTACTGCAGCGATCCCAGCACGGCCTTGTCGACCACCTGCCCGGCCGACCGGACGACGAACAGGTCGCCCAGACCCTGGTCGAACAACACCTCGGGCGGCACCCGGGAGTCGGCACAGGACAGGATGGCGGCGAACGGGTGCTGACCGGTGGCGACGATGGTGCGCCGGGCCGCGGTCTGGTCGGGGTGTTCGGGGGTGCCGGCGACGAACCGGTGGTTGCCCTCTTCGAGCAACTCGCGGGCCTGCTTGGTGCTCGGCGCATCGGCGTCGTTGCGGTCGGCCACGACGTGGGTCTTCGTGGTGAACGTGACCCCACCGGCTCCGCCGAGGGCACCCACCAGCGCGCCGCCGGCCAGGAAGATCGCCTCGCGCCGGTTCGGCAGGTAGGCCTGCACCGCACCGAACCTGCCCTCCGGAGCTTTCGCCGAGTCCTCGGACTCGTCCGTGGCAGCCTCCTCGGCGTCCGTCGACGCGGTCATCTGCCCCACCCTTCGCTCGCGGTCTCTCGACAGGGTCGGCAGGTCACGCCACCGGCTGTAGCAGCTGCCCGAGGGTGTGGCCGCGCCCTTCGCGGCTCTGAGTGTCACAGCGGCTGCGCACAGTAGCTTCCATCTGGCCCTCGGCTCGCACCGAGCTACCTGAGCTCAGGCGCCGCTGGAGGTGGCCCGGGGGCGGACGCCGATGGCGATCAGGTAGCCGAGGATCCAGAACTCGCCGATGCTCGCCGGCACGGTCAGCAGGTCGGCGACGAGCCCGGCGGCCGGCAGCAGGTAGGCGACGAAGGTACTCAGCACGTAGCCGCATCCGCCGACCATGAGCACCCACCCCAGGGGCTTCGGCAGCCAGCCTGAGCGGACCACGAGCTGGCCCATCGGGATCAGCCACAGGCCGAAGAACAACGACGCGACGCCCCACAGGTGTCCGCTCACCACGTACAGCAGCTGGACCGTCGAGGCAGCGTCACCGGCGCCGGCCAGTGAGGAGTCGACGGCGACGTCCCGCGCGGCGGCGAGCAGCGCGGCACTGCCCAGGATCGCGACGGCGTTGACCATTCCGAAGACGGCGATCAGACCGGCCGTGAATGCGTCGACGCTGCGGAACAGACGGTAGAACCACAGCGCCGCGAAGGTCTGGGTCAGCACCAGAGCCAGCTCCAGGGCGATGCCCACCCGGGCCAGCACGTCATGGTCCAGCACGTGGGACAGCGTCTGGCCGGGGTTGCCGTCGACGAACATGACCTGCCCGCGGATGACGATGAAACCCGCCAGACCGGTGATCGCCACCCCCAGGTAGAGCAGCCCGGTGATGCGGGCTGTGCGCTTCAGGTCCGGCGGGGCCTGCTTGGTGGCGGTGACGGCTGCGGGCGTTGTCAGAGTCATCTCGAGCTCCCTCGATCTTACGATGTAAGGCTACCTTACGCGGTAAGGTGGCGAGTGTGAAGGAGAACCTTCGATCGAGCGTCCAGGCGCAGCGTGAGCCGCTGAGCCGCGATCGGGTGCTGGTGACGGGGATGCGGCTTGCCGATGCCGAAGGGCTCGCGGCGGTGACCATGCGCCGGGTCGCCTCCGAGCTCGGGGTCGAGGCGATGTCGCTCTACTACCACCTGCCTGGCAAGGACTCACTCCTCGACGGCCTGGTCGAGGCGATCCTCGCCGAGATCGGGACCGCGATCGGCGCCACCACGAACGACGGCCAGGAGTGGGATGCCGCGTTGCGCCGCCGCTGCCTCACGGCCCGCGAGGTGATGCTGCGTCATCGCTGGGCCCCAGCCCTCATCGGCTCGCGCACGGCGATTCCCGTGCCGTTGTACGCCTACTACGAAGAGATCCTGACCACCCTGGTCGGGGGAGGGTTCAGCTACCACCTCGCCCATCGGGCGATCCACGCACTCGGCAGCATGGTCCTGGGCTTCACCCAGGAGCTGTTCAGCCCCGCCGCGGGCGGCGAGGCACCGAGCGACGAGGACACCGAGGCCGCGATGGCGGAGATGGCCGCTGCGCTACCGCACCTGACGGCCATGGTCACCGCCGAACTTCACGACCACCAGGACGACCCGTTGGGCTGGTGCGACAGTCAGGCCGAGTTCGAGTTCACCCTGGACCTGTTGCTCGAGGGTCTGGCCCGACGCACCTGAGCGTTTCTCGACCGCCCGGTCGGGGCGTGGAGGAGGTTCCGCTGTGGGACGCCTCTCGGTCAGGAGCCCTCATCTGCGGGCGGGTGGTCACCCATCCACCCCGTTCGTCGGGGTCAACTCGACGACGATGTCGAGGTGGCCCGCGTGGCGGGCATACTCGGCCAGAACGTGCAGCAGGATCCACTCGAGGGTCGGCGTGGGTGCTGTGGCGAAACGGCCCCCGAGAGCGGCCGGCGTGTTCGGACCGTGGCGGCGGATGACCGACCGGGTGCGGGCCGCCACGGCATCCCACTGCTGCGCCAGCTGCGCCGCGGTCACGTCGTCCGGAACCTGCCACCGGGCTCCCGGCAGGGTCTGGTCGGTCTCGGTCACCCAGGGCTCGGCGACGTTCCAGTCGCCGTACGGCTGTTCGACCGGCTCGCCCAGGAATCCCCAGACGAACCAGCGCTGCTCCATGTGCAGCACGTGCGACAGGAGCTGCAGGGGAGTCCACCCGGAGTCGAGCCGTGATCGACGCTGCTCCTCGTCCGGCAGCGACAGCACCGCCGTGACGATCTCGCTGCGCAGCCAGTCCAGGTAAGCGACCCAGCGGTCGGCGCCGATGACGTCGTCCGGGCGCGGTTCGGTGCCCGCGGTGAGGTGTGCCTCGGTCATGATGACCACTCTGCCGGGGTTCGAGCCGGCGAGCACGCTCGCCGTCGCGATCGCGGGCGCTTACGGTGATCCGATGACCGCCGTCCACCTGGTGACTCCTGACGACGACGCTCTCGCCGAGGCGGGGCAGCTACTGGATGCCTTCAATCGTGAGTACGACGAACCCACCCCGGGTGCGGCGCGGCTCGCCGAGCGGCTGGCCGAACTGATCGCGGACGGCGACACCGTCGTGCTGCTCGCCGACGGCCAGGCAGGCATCGCCGTCGTCCGGCTGCGCAAGTCGATCTGGAGCGATCAGCTCGAGGCCTACCTGGCCGAGCTGTACGTCGTGCCCTCCCGTCGGGGTGCCGGCGTGGGTCGCGCGCTCATGGCCGCCTGCCTGCACCACGCGCGCGAGCGAGGCGCCGACTACATCGACCTGGTGACCAGCGAGGACGACGTCGCCGCCCGATATCTCTACGCCAAGAGCGGTTTCCGCCGCACCGAGGGCGATGACGGGCCGTTGATGGTCTGTTTCGAACGGGACCTGTGATGGCGTCACGCGTCGCCCACTGGGACAAGCAGGCGCCCAGCTACGACCGCCGCACCTCAGCGCTCGAGCGCAGGATCATGGCGGCCAGCCGAGGCTGGGTGGGACGTCGCGCCCGGGGCGCCACGCTGGAGATCGCGGTCGGGACCGGCGCCAACTTCAGCTACTACCCATCGGAGGTGACGCTCACCGGGGTTGATTTCAGCCCCGCGATGCTGCAGCTGGCCGGACGACGTGCCGCCGACCTCGACCGTGCGGTGCCCTTGCACCAGGCGGACGCCGCCGCGTTGCCGTTCGCCGACGCCTCCTTCGACAGCGTGGTGTGCACGTTCGCGATGTGCTGCGTGCCAGACGAGAAGGCGGCTCTGTTCGAGGCGATTCGGGTGTTGCGACCCGGGGGAGACCTGCTCCTGGCGGACCATGTCGTGGCCAGCTCGGTCCCGATTCGCGTCGTGCAGCAGCTGGTGGAGTTGGTGACCGTGCCCCTTCACGGCGAACACTTCACGCGGCGTCCGTTGACGGTGTTGCGGGGTTTCGAGGTCCAGATCCTGGACGCCGAGCGCCTCACGATGGGCGCCATCGAGCGAGTGCAGGCGCGCAAACCCGCGTGATGACAGGGGGATTGCCGGATGCGTGATGAGTGGGTGTACGTCGTCACCGACATCGAGACCGATGGCCATGCGCCGGGTCCCAACTCGATGCTGTCGTTCGCCTCGGTGGCGGTGAGGGCCGACGGCACCGAGTGCGGCACCTTCGAGGCGGTGCTGGAGTCGTTGCCGGGCGCGGCTCCTGAGCCGGCGACCCTCGCCTGGTGGCAGACCCAGCCGGTCGAGGCATGGGCCGCCGCCACCACGAACCCTCGGCCGGTGCCCGAGGTGATGGCGGACTTCGTCTCCTGGGTTCAGGGCCTCCCTCGACCGCGAATGTTCGCGGCGTCCCCGATCGCCTTCGACGGTCCGTGGATCGACTACTACCTGCGACGGTTTACCCGCTACGGGCTCGTGCAGGACACGTCCGGCGATCACTTGTTCGACGGCGCCGGGCTGTGTCTGCGCAGTTACGCCGCCGCCGTCCTGGGGTACCCGGTCGCCGAGCTGAACCCGTCGGTGTTGCCGCCACAGTGGCTGGGCAACGTGGAGCACACCCACCGCGCCATCGACGATGCACGCGGTTACGCCCATCTGTTGGGCGAGCTGTTCCGCCGAACCGGTGCGGCGACCCGCTCATGATCACATCGAGGGGTCACAGAAACACCGTTTCTCTCGCGCAAACGGTGCGATGGTGACTCCTCGATGTGATCATCGCCGACGCAGCCGAACCCACCTGCGCGCCTCGCGGGCGAGGGGGTGTGATGGGGTGTGACCATCGAGCTCGGGCAACCAGATACCGGCGAGTTGGGCGGGATCATCGCCGCCCTGGGGGAGTGGCAGGACGACGCGGGGCCGGTCCAGCTTCACCCGGGGGATCTGGGCTGGTTGTGGCGATTCGGCGCGGCGGCGACTGCTGCGGCGACCCGGACCTGGCGCCGGAACGGACGGCTCGTGGCCGTGGGGGAGCTCGATGGGCACGGGTTGGTGCGCCTGGCGATCGCACCCGACGCTCGGCACGATGCAGCGCTCTCGCAGCAGCTGGCCGCCGATCTGTCGGACCCGGGTCGGGGTGTTCTGCCCGAAGGCGTGGCCAGCGTCGAACTGCCTCCCGGAGCGCCGGTGCGCGAGGTGCTCTCGGCGCATGGTTGGGTGCTGGACGAGTCGTGGGCTCTGTTGCGGCGCAACCTCATCGGCCCGGTCGGTGATCCCGGTGTCCGGATCGAAGTGGTCGGCCCAGAGCGGGTCCACGAGCGCACGGGCGTGCAACGCGCGGCGTTCCCGGGGTCGGTCTTCACCGACGAGCGCTGGCAGGCCATGGCGATCGGGCCGGCGTACGCCGATGCGCAGTGCCTGCTCGCCTACGACGACCTCGGTGTCGCGGTCGCGGCGGTGACCGTGTGGTCCGCCGGACCCGGACGACCTGGACTGCTCGAACCGATGGGCGTGCACCGTGACCACCGCCACCAAGGCTACGGCCGTGCGGTCACTGTCGCGGCAGCAGCCGCACTTCAGGCGATGGGGTCGTCCAGTGCGATCGTCTGCACGTCGTCGTCCAACGAGGCCGGCATCGCGACCTACCGGGCCGCCGGATTCCAGCCGCTCACCGAACGGCGGGATCTTCGCCGCGACGCCGGGTGATGGGGGAGTTCGAGAGTCCCAGCTGGGACGTCGAGATCTCACCCTTCGAGACGCCCCCGGGCTGGGTCAGCCGGGCGATTCGACGAGCACCGCGGCGGCCATCGCGCGCCGGTCGGCACAGCGCTTCGGCATCGTGTTCCAGTAGTAGGGGGTGACCAGCCATTTCTCGGGGTAGCCGAACCCCGGTACACCGGCCGCGACGCCGTCCGCGATCATCGGCAGCCAGCGGGTTGGCGTGGCAGCCGGACGAGCAGGTCGTCACCCAGACGAAACAGGACATTCGACGATCCCGACGCCGTCAACGGCTCGAATCGCAAGGACGCCTGCTCCGGCAGCGATCGGGCCACCAGTCTGCGCACGAGCGAGATGTCCACAGGCAGCTCGTCATCATGCAGGGTGATCATGGCGTCGATCCTGATGCGCCGAACATCCGTCACGCGACTCGATATTCACCGTCAACCGAGAGCCGTCGCGCTCCCGAATCGGATCAGAACCGAACCCCGCTCTGCACACGAACCCTAACGCCGATAATGCACATTATGTCAATTCACTCGACTCCGGCTCTGGATCGTGACCCTCCCCACGGTCGGCGTCTGCGTCAGTGTCGGCTTCGCGCATGTCCACCTCCGCCGAACGCTGCCCACAGCCTCGCTCGTCCGAGCTCACGACACCACAGAGACCGTGCCCGCATAGGTCCCGCGACAGGCAAGCCCCACACAGTCGCCGTCCAGCATCTGGAAGATGATCTCGCCGGTGTTGTTGCGGGCCTTGTAGTGTCCGACGCCATCGACGTCGCCGGCCTGCGCGGTGAACGGACTCCCGTCGGAGATGTCCAGGTCGAGGCTCGTGGCCTTCGAGCCGGCACCGACGTCCAGCTGAGCGCGCACGTTGGTGGCCGCCAGGTAGAGCGCACCCTGGGCACACCGCCGTCCCACCGCGGGCACGCCGGAGCAGTGAACCTGGTCGTGCTCCCCCGCCGACAGCGTGTAGAACGCCACGCCCGGGTGCCGGGCCGGCATGGCGGCGAGACTGTGGCGGCCGCTGAGCGCCGTCCAGCCGTTCGCCGAGGGGAAGAACCCGAACACGTAGGGATCGAGCAGATTCTGGGAGCCGCACGTCGTCGCCAGCGGATTGGCGAAGCCCACGGCCAGACAGGACGACAGGCCCCGGACGCCGCCGGCGATGTTGACGAACCGCCGCACGTCCGACCACCCGGCGTCCTGGTGCCCCTTCTCATCGCTCCAGGTCAGGGCCGCCATGGCCATGGACACCCCGAGCGAGTGCGAGACGATGTCGACCTGCGCCGCACCCGTCGTCCGCTGCACGTCGGCGACGAAGTCGAGGATCATGCGGTACTTGGCGGGTGAGTGGTAGTTGAGCTGAGGCATGCGCTGTTCGGTTGCCTCGAGGAAGGTCACCCCGAACAGCTCGCACGGCTGGTAGCCACGACTGAGCAGTTCGTCGTAGACCGATCGGCTCGGAGCCGGGCGACCGGCGACCGTGCCCACGATGTCGGAGTCCCAGCTCACGGCATGGTCGGCGTTGCCGTGCACGAAGATGACCGGCGTGTGCCGCCGCTGGCAGCTGCCGCCCCCGAACCCGCCGGAGAAGTCACCGGCGTCGGGAAAGCTCGGGTCGAACTGCACGTCCGTGGCCGAACACGAGGGGAACTCGAAGCGTCCGCAGTCCAGCCTGCGCCCTGGCGACGCCGACGGGGTGGCCGCACCGGACGCCGCACCCGGCGGTTCCCCGCCGCCTCCTCCCCCGATCAGCCGCATCAGGCCGAGGACCACCACCACGGCAAGGGTGACGGCACCTCCGAGCACTCGGCGCCACAGGCGTCGGCTGGGATGTCGTCCCTCGGAGTCGGTCATATCCGGCACCTAACCAGCCACAGCGCCCCCGGACCACGAGATGTGATCAGCCTCGCAACGGCCAAACCCGCTGCTAGCGTGCGCGCGTGATCCGTGAAGCGACACCGGACGACTTCGAGGCGATCCGATGCCTCTACCGCCAACTGCACCCGAGCGACCCCATCGTCGAGGACGATTCCGACCGTCTGGTGTTCCACGAGATCCTCCGGACGCCGGGACTCCACCTCGTGGTCCTCGAGCTCGACGGCGCCGTAGTGGCGACCACCTACGTGAACATCATTCCCAACCTCACCCGATCCGCCTCCCCCTATGCGGTGATCGAGAACGTGGTCGTCGACGAGCGGCTGCGAGGCAGCGGACTCGGCAGGCAGATCATGGCGTCGAGCCTGCAAACCGCTTGGGACGCAGGCTGTTACAAGGCCATGTTGCTCACGGGTTCTCGCACGCCCTCGACCCACGCCTTCTATCGGTCATGCGGTTTCAGCGCAGATGCGAAGACCGCTTACCTCGCTCGACCACCCCACGAGACCTACTGAGCCGCGCCGCCTTCGGCATCGTGAACCACCAGCGCGAGCTGAACCCGGTTGTCCAGACCCAGTTTCGCCAACAGGCGCGAGACGTGAGCCTTGACGGTCGGCACACTCATGCCGAGCTCGCCGCCGATCTGGGCATTCGAGAGCCCGCGCGCGACGGCCGATGCCACGTCTCGCTCCCGATCGGTCGCGCGGTCGAGCAGGTCGGCGGCCGCCGTGCGGCGGTCGTACGTCACCGGGTCGGCCACCTGGTCGATCAGGCGCCGAACCACCGCCGGGCTGAGGATCGGCTCCCCCGCGGCCACCCGGCGGACGGCGTCGATCAGGTCGCCGGGTGGGGCGTCCTTGAGCAGATAGCCCCGGGCACCGGCCCGCAGCGCCCGCACGACCTGTGCATCCGCATGAAACGTGGTCAGCATGACGACGTGGGGCGCCGAGGGGCGAGCGCACAGGCGCTCGGCGGCTGCGAGCCCGTCGACCCGGGGCATCCGCACGTCGAGCAGGACGACGTCCGGGCGGTGGGCCTGCACCAGCTCGAGCACCTCGGCACCGTCGGCGCCCTCGGCGACGACCTCCACATCGGGTGCGCTGGCGAACAACAGCCGCAGGCCGCTGCGCACCAGCGGGTCGTCGTCCACGATCGCCAGTCGAATCGGACGGGGCGCCGCGGCGCCGCGGGTCAGGCCAACCATGGCAGGCGCGCCTCCAGGCAGAACCGTCCGGCTGCCAGTCCGTGTGACAGCCGACCGCCGGCCAGTTCGACGCGTTCACTCAACCCCACGAGACCGAGTCCGCCGTCCGGCGCCACGACGGTCACGGCGCGGCTGGATGCCGGGTTGCTCACCTGGATCAGCAACTCCTGCCCCGGCGCGCCGTCGACCACGAGCTCGACGGCGCTGCCCGGTGCGTGTTTGCGCACGTTCGTCAAGGCCTCCTGAACCACGCGGTACGCGACGCGACCCGTTGCGGACGGTGGCGGTGCGCCGGCCGAGGCAAGCCGGTTGTCGAACTGGACGTCGCTGCCGCAGGAGCGGGCGTCGGCCACCAGCCGGGCCACCTCGTCGAGTCCCGGCTGCGGTGGTTCGGGTTCGTGCCGTGCATCGTGGCGCAGGACACCGATGACGGCTCGCAGCTCCTCCAATGCCTCGTGAGCCCCGCGGCGGATGACCGCTGCCGCAGCCTGGACGTCCTGCGGCAGCGTCGGGTGCACCTCGAGCGCACCCGCATGCAGGCTGATCATGGACAACCGATGTCCGAGCACGTCGTGCATCTCGCGGGCGATGCGGTCCCGCTCGGCGCGCCGTGCCTGACTGACGCGCATCCGCTGTTCGGACTCCGCGCGCACGGCGCGATCGCTGAGATGTCTGATCAGCGCCTGCCGTTCACGGGCATACAACCCCCACCCGAGAGCCGCGCCGGCCAGGACCCCTCGCACCACGAGGTCCGTCCACAGCGGGTATTGCGGATCCGGTTGCAGC
Proteins encoded in this region:
- a CDS encoding RNA polymerase-binding protein RbpA, whose product is MSDRSMRGTRLGAQSLESEAGVQPAARQEITYICPNGHTVIVPMSVEADIPALWECRCGTLALRENAETPDAKPGKPPRTHWDMLMERRTTAELEVLLEERLALLRSGALTARRRSA
- a CDS encoding MFS transporter: MVSGSEQAPDVATRQRRQRAWYFYDWANSAYVTTTATVLFGPYLTSVAKQAACPGQDTDLVCETNLSVLGLPVNPGSLALYTITAATLLSAFVLPVVGALVDRTGRKVALMSGFAWVGALAAACLGFVAGTNWGLGVVLQMIAALCLGSSLVAYDAILIDIATPDERDRVSSRGWALGYAGGGLLLAVNLGVVTAHDALGMSTGTAVRLSLFTAGLWWALFTLVPYLGLRSLPIVAGERSATAAGRGSAGQSLARQSFGQLRETFTHLRGYPQTLLFLLAYLLYNDGIQTVISASSIFGQEQLHLSSDQLIIVILVVQFVAMGGALLFGQLAARFGAWRSILASLGLWCVVVSLGYLVPDRAFVAFLGLGVFIGIVLGGSQALSRSLFSQLIPRGREAEYFSLYQAAERGTSWFGTLLFGLVFQITHSYRYAILALVLFFIVGGVLLSRVDIRRGITDAGNTVPAVV
- a CDS encoding D-alanyl-D-alanine carboxypeptidase family protein, with protein sequence MNQARAASVALEAFSLAVQHQQVAQAEQERRRQAVVDAEAQLAERRADLGRWARQTYHGGNALGANPTLATLLGEETDNLAHRQRFVTLLGQENNRALTAVAAAIADRRQAAQAADDAAVASQRAVVAAQDAKQARDAAVRRQRAALDRLRAQLQDTRTAVAEAERQARLLAQARALAAAAASGSGPQRRDNRITGAVGTCAGGDMQLYANGEIPREALCPLWSAPGHYLRADAAYAFDQVAAEYGRAFGTPLCVTDSYRSYAEQVRVKAEKPSLAATPGTSNHGWGTAVDLCGGIQDFDSPQHRWMVLNAPAFGWFHPGWAERTGTLPEPWHWEFAG
- a CDS encoding carbonic anhydrase, translated to MTASTDAEEAATDESEDSAKAPEGRFGAVQAYLPNRREAIFLAGGALVGALGGAGGVTFTTKTHVVADRNDADAPSTKQARELLEEGNHRFVAGTPEHPDQTAARRTIVATGQHPFAAILSCADSRVPPEVLFDQGLGDLFVVRSAGQVVDKAVLGSLQYGAEHLKTPLIVVLGHTACGAVKATIEAVETKAKPSGTAIDDLVTAIKPAVVEAEEVGAEGEEMVEAAIGINVERVVEALKADALLGEFVAKRELKVVGAIYSLTTGEVEWL
- a CDS encoding DUF4386 domain-containing protein, which gives rise to MTLTTPAAVTATKQAPPDLKRTARITGLLYLGVAITGLAGFIVIRGQVMFVDGNPGQTLSHVLDHDVLARVGIALELALVLTQTFAALWFYRLFRSVDAFTAGLIAVFGMVNAVAILGSAALLAAARDVAVDSSLAGAGDAASTVQLLYVVSGHLWGVASLFFGLWLIPMGQLVVRSGWLPKPLGWVLMVGGCGYVLSTFVAYLLPAAGLVADLLTVPASIGEFWILGYLIAIGVRPRATSSGA
- a CDS encoding TetR/AcrR family transcriptional regulator, which encodes MRLADAEGLAAVTMRRVASELGVEAMSLYYHLPGKDSLLDGLVEAILAEIGTAIGATTNDGQEWDAALRRRCLTAREVMLRHRWAPALIGSRTAIPVPLYAYYEEILTTLVGGGFSYHLAHRAIHALGSMVLGFTQELFSPAAGGEAPSDEDTEAAMAEMAAALPHLTAMVTAELHDHQDDPLGWCDSQAEFEFTLDLLLEGLARRT
- a CDS encoding DUF664 domain-containing protein; its protein translation is MTEAHLTAGTEPRPDDVIGADRWVAYLDWLRSEIVTAVLSLPDEEQRRSRLDSGWTPLQLLSHVLHMEQRWFVWGFLGEPVEQPYGDWNVAEPWVTETDQTLPGARWQVPDDVTAAQLAQQWDAVAARTRSVIRRHGPNTPAALGGRFATAPTPTLEWILLHVLAEYARHAGHLDIVVELTPTNGVDG
- a CDS encoding GNAT family N-acetyltransferase — protein: MTAVHLVTPDDDALAEAGQLLDAFNREYDEPTPGAARLAERLAELIADGDTVVLLADGQAGIAVVRLRKSIWSDQLEAYLAELYVVPSRRGAGVGRALMAACLHHARERGADYIDLVTSEDDVAARYLYAKSGFRRTEGDDGPLMVCFERDL
- a CDS encoding class I SAM-dependent methyltransferase, giving the protein MASRVAHWDKQAPSYDRRTSALERRIMAASRGWVGRRARGATLEIAVGTGANFSYYPSEVTLTGVDFSPAMLQLAGRRAADLDRAVPLHQADAAALPFADASFDSVVCTFAMCCVPDEKAALFEAIRVLRPGGDLLLADHVVASSVPIRVVQQLVELVTVPLHGEHFTRRPLTVLRGFEVQILDAERLTMGAIERVQARKPA
- a CDS encoding 3'-5' exoribonuclease; amino-acid sequence: MRDEWVYVVTDIETDGHAPGPNSMLSFASVAVRADGTECGTFEAVLESLPGAAPEPATLAWWQTQPVEAWAAATTNPRPVPEVMADFVSWVQGLPRPRMFAASPIAFDGPWIDYYLRRFTRYGLVQDTSGDHLFDGAGLCLRSYAAAVLGYPVAELNPSVLPPQWLGNVEHTHRAIDDARGYAHLLGELFRRTGAATRS